Below is a genomic region from Pseudomonas frederiksbergensis.
TGGAAACCCGGCAGGCAGTAGCACAGGCCTTGTCTGCTGCGGGTGCCACCGCTTTGCTGGTCACTCATGATCAGTCCGAGGCGTTGTCGATGGGTAGCCAGGTGGCCGTGTTATGGGATGGCCAACTGGTACAAGTGGCGAGTCCTGAGCAGTTGTACCGTAAGCCGGTGAGCCCTGAGCTCGCGCGCTTTGTGGGCGATGCCGTGCTGTTGCCCGGTATAGCCGAAAACGGCAGGGTGGCCTGTGCCTTGGGACAATTGCAGCTGATGGCCGGGATGCCCGAGGGGGCGGTACACGTGTTACTGCGACCAGAGCAGATAAGACTCATACCCTTTCATGATGGCGCAAGTCTCGGTGCTGCCAAGGCGAGGGGGCGGGTACTGAAGGTGGATTTTTACGGCCACGATGCCTGCGTACGGCTGAGTCTCTCTGGCGATGCTGCCTCATCTACAGTACTGACTGCACGTTTACCAGGCCATCTATGTCCGCGTCTGGGTGATGAAGTTAGCATCATCGTTGAGGGGGAAGTGTTGGTGTATCGCGTGACGGATCCAACAGCCGATCCCACGCCTGCGGCGCAGTGGGCTCTGCCCTCGCTTAAACCTGTTTGATGACGGATTGAACGCCCCTCCAGCACTGTGAGGGGCCGTTTGCACAGCCTGAACGCGCTTCATGAACGTGAAGATTTGCAGGTTTTTTCCTGCCTGCGATTTGAGCTCGCCCAAGTCTTGGGTTGCACTGCGTGACGCAGGTCAGAATCATCTTTTGCATCAACAGGATATTCTGTAGCCTTGCGCAGCTTCAGCGCTGTCCGTGCCTGATCAATACTCACTCTCCCGGCGGTACCCGATAGGGTCCGGAGCCGGGTGTATACTCGACTTTCGCGCAAATGCGCCTGCAGGTCTTGCGAACATGACGCAAATTTCCGAACGCCTTCTGGTACAAGCCCATCTCGACGCCAAGCAGCCCAAGCCGCTGACAGCCGGGGAAGAGGCTCATTACCGCGCCGCCATCGCCGCCGAGCTCAAGGCTCAGGACGCGGTGCTGGTTGCTCACTTCTATTGCGACCCGATCATTCAGGCCCTGGCCGAAGAAACCGGTGGCTGCGTTTCCGACTCACTGGAAATGGCCCGCTTCGGCAATGCTCACCCGGCCAAGACCGTCGTGGTTGCCGGTGTGAAGTTCATGGGTGAAACCGCCAAAATCCTCAACCCGGAAAAGCGTGTATTGATGCCGACCCTGGAAGCGACCTGCTCGCTGGACCTGGGTTGCCCGGTCGACGAGTTCTCGGCGTTTTGCGATCAGCACCCGGAGCGCACGGTGGTGGTGTATGCCAACACCTCGGCAGCGGTGAAGGCGCGAGCGGACTGGGTGGTGACATCCAGCTGTGCATTGGAGATTGTCGAAAGCCTGATGGATAACGGCGAGACGATCATCTGGGGGCCGGACAAGCACCTGGGTACCTACATTCAGCGCCAGACCGGCGCCGACATGCTGCTTTGGGACGGTGCCTGCATCGTTCATGAAGAGTTCAAAGCCAAGCAGCTCGAAGACATGAAAGCGCTGTACCCGGACGCCGCTATCCTGGTGCACCCAGAGTCGCCGACTGCGGTGATCGAGTTGGCCGATGCGGTGGGTTCCACCAGTCAGTT
It encodes:
- the nadA gene encoding quinolinate synthase NadA; translated protein: MTQISERLLVQAHLDAKQPKPLTAGEEAHYRAAIAAELKAQDAVLVAHFYCDPIIQALAEETGGCVSDSLEMARFGNAHPAKTVVVAGVKFMGETAKILNPEKRVLMPTLEATCSLDLGCPVDEFSAFCDQHPERTVVVYANTSAAVKARADWVVTSSCALEIVESLMDNGETIIWGPDKHLGTYIQRQTGADMLLWDGACIVHEEFKAKQLEDMKALYPDAAILVHPESPTAVIELADAVGSTSQLIAAAQRLPNKTLIVATDRGIFYKMQQLCPDKVFIEAPTAGNGAACRSCAHCPWMAMNTLERTLQCLREGSGEIFVEPALIPQAIRPLKRMLDFTAAARMKLAGNA
- a CDS encoding ABC transporter ATP-binding protein — protein: MADLHIHGLSKKFGSTPVLRGVDLSVSSGSLVAILGPSGSGKTTLLRLLCGFERGDAGTIQINGQRVTGPNVFVPSEKRHIGYVPQEGALFPHLSVADNIVFGLPRQLRKARHRVDELLELVGLPTNFASRSPHALSGGQQQRVALARALAPAPALVLLDEPFSSLDAALRVETRQAVAQALSAAGATALLVTHDQSEALSMGSQVAVLWDGQLVQVASPEQLYRKPVSPELARFVGDAVLLPGIAENGRVACALGQLQLMAGMPEGAVHVLLRPEQIRLIPFHDGASLGAAKARGRVLKVDFYGHDACVRLSLSGDAASSTVLTARLPGHLCPRLGDEVSIIVEGEVLVYRVTDPTADPTPAAQWALPSLKPV